Proteins encoded in a region of the Gammaproteobacteria bacterium genome:
- a CDS encoding NAD-dependent epimerase/dehydratase family protein, with protein sequence MERALITGGCGFVGRHFASELLQRGYSVTIVDDLSTGLHPDRWPEFLTKKGDLKFINQDVRTYFNESAQSFDLILHLAAVVGGRMTIEGDPLKVATDLAIDAMFFNWLPKLTPAPKVVLNFSSSAAYPIKYQTKENQKLLTESMIDFSKDIGVPDMTYGWSKLTSEFLAQCCTEKYGINVLSFRPFSGYGEDQDLSYPFPRICKRVLDRENPIVIWGSGQQVRDFVHIDDIVEFVLEATTRMSPGQSINISSGVATSFFELGRVIQDCAGIDIELQNDPSKPEGVFYRVGDNAEQLKFYNLKVSLKDGITRSLEWMSRSGKGD encoded by the coding sequence ATGGAACGCGCACTTATAACAGGTGGATGTGGATTTGTAGGAAGACACTTCGCCTCGGAACTTCTTCAGAGAGGTTATTCGGTAACGATTGTTGATGATCTATCCACTGGGCTTCATCCCGACAGATGGCCGGAATTTCTCACCAAAAAGGGAGATCTTAAGTTTATCAACCAGGATGTAAGGACTTATTTTAATGAATCTGCTCAATCTTTTGACTTGATTCTGCACCTCGCTGCAGTAGTCGGAGGTCGGATGACGATCGAAGGCGATCCTCTAAAGGTAGCAACAGATTTAGCTATAGACGCCATGTTTTTTAACTGGCTGCCAAAACTGACGCCAGCACCGAAAGTAGTACTGAATTTCAGCTCGTCTGCGGCCTATCCAATAAAGTATCAGACCAAGGAAAATCAAAAGCTGCTGACCGAGTCCATGATCGATTTCAGCAAAGACATCGGTGTTCCTGACATGACCTACGGATGGTCGAAACTGACTTCTGAGTTTCTGGCGCAGTGTTGCACTGAAAAATACGGGATTAACGTATTGTCTTTTCGACCATTCTCCGGCTACGGAGAGGACCAGGATCTTTCCTATCCATTCCCCAGAATTTGTAAGAGAGTGCTGGATAGGGAAAATCCGATCGTGATATGGGGAAGTGGACAACAAGTTAGGGATTTCGTCCACATTGATGACATCGTGGAGTTTGTACTTGAAGCAACAACCAGAATGAGCCCTGGTCAGTCGATCAACATATCAAGCGGAGTCGCTACCAGTTTTTTTGAATTAGGCAGGGTTATCCAGGATTGTGCAGGCATTGATATTGAGTTGCAAAACGACCCATCCAAGCCAGAAGGTGTATTTTACAGGGTTGGAGATAACGCTGAGCAGCTGAAGTTTTACAATCTGAAAGTGAGCCTGAAAGATGGTATCACGAGATCGCTGGAGTGGATGAGTCGTTCAGGTAAAGGAGACTGA
- a CDS encoding WecB/TagA/CpsF family glycosyltransferase, whose protein sequence is MERKRANIMGLAVDAIEFDQAVELILSFAATRPANYVCVNSAQDVVISQTDSRFRNIVNQADLATADGWPVVWGIRRQGLNQGGRVTGPDLMLRVCQESVARGLSHYLYGGAAEVPELLTRKLQERFPGISIAGAYSPPFRPLTPEEDEEVIKTINESNADILWIGISTPKQHFWLEEHVNKLNVGVILVVGAAFDFHSGRVKRAPLWMRDHGLEWLFRAASEPRRLGSRYVKYLPRYFYLSMAQRLGTRKFSISDCKINYPTDHNENPKINGV, encoded by the coding sequence GTGGAAAGGAAACGAGCCAATATTATGGGATTGGCAGTTGATGCGATTGAGTTCGATCAAGCTGTCGAGTTAATTTTATCATTTGCGGCGACTCGCCCCGCGAACTACGTTTGCGTAAACAGTGCTCAAGACGTTGTTATTTCACAAACCGACAGTCGATTCAGAAACATAGTCAATCAGGCTGACCTCGCTACTGCCGACGGGTGGCCGGTTGTGTGGGGTATTCGACGACAAGGCCTGAATCAGGGCGGACGTGTCACCGGCCCCGACCTAATGTTACGTGTTTGTCAAGAGAGCGTCGCACGCGGGCTCTCGCACTACCTATACGGTGGCGCTGCTGAAGTTCCGGAATTACTTACGCGAAAACTACAAGAACGTTTCCCTGGAATCTCTATTGCTGGCGCCTATTCCCCTCCTTTCCGACCTCTTACACCCGAAGAAGATGAAGAGGTTATTAAAACTATAAACGAAAGCAACGCAGACATACTCTGGATAGGTATCAGCACGCCAAAGCAGCATTTCTGGCTTGAAGAACATGTGAACAAACTCAATGTAGGCGTCATCCTAGTAGTTGGCGCGGCATTTGATTTTCACAGTGGCAGGGTGAAACGGGCGCCACTATGGATGCGGGACCATGGCCTTGAGTGGCTATTCCGGGCAGCCAGTGAACCAAGACGGCTCGGAAGTCGGTACGTGAAATACCTGCCTAGGTACTTCTACCTCAGCATGGCGCAGCGGCTCGGAACTCGCAAGTTCTCGATCTCAGACTGCAAAATAAATTATCCAACAGATCACAACGAGAATCCGAAAATCAACGGAGTATAG
- a CDS encoding alpha/beta fold hydrolase, whose protein sequence is MQPQDFPSKWLFPVKENEKATIQLICFPFAGGGASVYSSWQESLSPTIQLRPVQLPGRENRFGEPAINRFETILARLVSVIKPLTKKRWAVFGHSMGALLAAELVIQLMDEGCCIPPEHVFLSGKSPLHLPSQRPLIGNLNDDDLLTQLQLRYGAQNTPEQKELMRLMLNTIRADVQIVESHIRSKPLSLPCPITAILGTDDLSVTVQDMQQWKTYTNNHFSMIKIPGDHFYLQSSRKEITACINQKLCD, encoded by the coding sequence ATGCAACCTCAAGATTTCCCATCTAAGTGGCTCTTTCCTGTCAAGGAAAATGAAAAGGCGACTATTCAGCTAATTTGTTTTCCATTCGCAGGCGGGGGTGCCTCGGTGTACAGCTCCTGGCAGGAATCGCTAAGTCCGACAATACAATTACGACCGGTTCAATTGCCAGGCAGGGAGAATCGCTTCGGAGAGCCAGCTATAAACAGATTCGAGACGATTCTGGCCAGGCTGGTTTCTGTAATTAAACCTTTAACGAAAAAACGGTGGGCTGTCTTCGGGCACAGCATGGGTGCACTTCTAGCGGCCGAGCTGGTCATTCAGCTCATGGATGAAGGATGTTGCATACCACCAGAACATGTATTTTTGTCTGGAAAATCCCCCCTTCACCTGCCTTCGCAACGACCGTTGATAGGTAATCTGAACGACGATGATCTGCTAACACAATTGCAACTTCGTTATGGTGCCCAAAATACACCTGAACAGAAAGAGCTAATGAGGTTAATGCTAAACACAATACGCGCCGATGTCCAGATTGTCGAAAGCCATATTCGCTCGAAACCCTTATCGCTTCCCTGCCCGATTACGGCAATTCTTGGGACTGATGATTTGAGTGTCACCGTACAGGATATGCAGCAATGGAAGACCTATACCAATAATCACTTTTCCATGATTAAAATACCCGGTGATCATTTTTACTTGCAGAGCTCACGAAAGGAGATTACAGCTTGTATCAATCAGAAGCTTTGCGATTAA
- a CDS encoding glycosyltransferase family 4 protein has protein sequence MRILMFADYPHGSMIKGPSVHTLALAEGLRDREDIELCIVDFKGRSAKRESLRVADNIQVNIVPVQFPLTYYNILTGYRAYANEINSFKPDLVHFFDSHQVNALRRTGQIPHVLTVHGHFFNEHGLVSQSLKRRLSRSTYFKESFSGLERADNLILLSRYSSNEVHPYTRARHHFLSQPILNEIYALPRNVDPSTVLSVGNIARVKGTDRLVEAHAFFPKGTRTLIAGSIRDKTFYNELTRTIEKQNIEGIHFLGALERSGIYHALSTASVVACPSRLENMPYALLEALAAGIPCVSFDVGGIGEFLTDGVNGFLPGDQQGFVKAITTLIEDEPLRHKMSNNARISVQGNRSGPVCEELAKIYREILN, from the coding sequence ATGCGCATCTTGATGTTCGCCGACTACCCACATGGGTCGATGATCAAAGGGCCGTCAGTTCATACGCTGGCCCTGGCTGAAGGATTAAGGGATCGCGAAGATATCGAGCTATGCATCGTCGACTTCAAAGGCAGATCAGCAAAAAGAGAAAGCCTGAGGGTGGCAGACAATATTCAAGTCAATATCGTACCTGTTCAGTTTCCGCTTACCTATTACAACATCCTAACCGGCTATAGAGCTTATGCGAACGAAATCAATAGCTTCAAACCTGACTTAGTTCACTTTTTCGACTCTCATCAGGTCAATGCATTACGCAGAACAGGACAGATTCCTCACGTTTTGACAGTGCACGGCCATTTTTTCAATGAGCATGGGCTGGTTTCACAGAGCCTGAAGCGCAGGCTGTCTCGCAGCACTTATTTCAAGGAATCGTTTTCCGGATTGGAGCGCGCTGACAACCTGATACTGCTCAGCCGCTATTCCAGTAACGAGGTACATCCCTACACTAGAGCCAGGCACCATTTTTTGTCACAGCCAATTCTGAACGAAATTTATGCCTTGCCCAGAAACGTCGACCCATCAACTGTGCTCAGCGTCGGTAACATTGCAAGGGTGAAGGGCACAGACAGACTGGTCGAAGCTCATGCGTTCTTTCCAAAAGGGACTCGAACACTGATTGCGGGATCTATCCGAGACAAGACGTTCTACAACGAGCTTACCAGAACGATTGAAAAACAGAATATTGAAGGGATTCACTTTTTGGGAGCATTGGAGAGGTCGGGCATTTACCATGCTCTCTCCACAGCCTCAGTTGTCGCTTGCCCATCAAGGCTAGAAAACATGCCATACGCGCTGCTCGAGGCTCTCGCCGCCGGCATACCTTGCGTTTCATTCGATGTCGGGGGCATAGGGGAGTTTCTCACTGATGGGGTAAATGGTTTTCTACCCGGCGATCAGCAGGGTTTTGTTAAAGCAATAACGACACTTATCGAAGATGAGCCACTTCGCCACAAAATGAGTAACAATGCCAGAATATCCGTTCAGGGAAATCGCTCAGGCCCTGTCTGCGAGGAGCTTGCGAAAATATATCGCGAAATCCTCAACTAA